The Nostoc sp. PCC 7524 nucleotide sequence GACGGAGGATCAACCAATTGCTGAGGTGACAGAATTATTATTATATGCGGCCGATCGCTCGCAACACGTTGCCCAAGAACTGAAACCCAATTTAGCAGCAGGCAAATATATTTTATGCGATCGCTACATTGACTCTACCATTGCCTACCAAGGTTATGGTCGGGGTTTGGATATGACTTTAATTCATCAATTAAATCAGATTGCCACTGGTGGGTTAACCAGTGACCTGACTATCTGGTTAGATGTAGATGTAGAAGTAGGATTTGCCCGTAAAGGCAAAGATGGATTAGGATTAGACCGCATTGAACAAGAAACAATTGCTTTTCATCGTCGTGTGCAGCAAGGTTATGCAGATTTAGCTGCATCTTCTTCACGAATTATTAGGGTTGATGGCAATTTGAGTAAGGAAACTGTACACCAAATCATCCAGGGAATTGTGCGTGAACACCTGAATGTGTAACACAATTGTCATAATAAATAAATGACTCATAACCCGTTCACACCACTGGTAGGACAACAGCAAGCCATTGAATTATTGACTCAGGCTGTCAAACAAAACCGAGTCGCGCCAGCTTATATGTTTGTCGGTGCTGATGGGATAGGACGAAGTTTAGCAGCGCGGTGCTTTGTCGAGTTGTTATTTGCTAGCTTTGTGGAAGCGCAATTGATTCCATCGTTACAACAACGCTTGCGTCAAGGCAATCACCCTGATGTCTTATGGGTACAGCCGACTTACCAGTACCAAGGACAAAGACTCACAGCCGCCGAAGCCGCAGAAAAGAAACTGAAACGCAAAGCGCCGCCAATTATTCGCCTAGAACAAATTCGGGAAATTACCGAGTTCCTCAGTCGTCCCCCCCTAGAAGCACCGAAAAATGTAGTAGTGCTGGAAGAAGCCCAAACAATGGCAGAACCAGCAGCCAATGCTTTACTCAAAACCTTAGAAGAACCAGGAAAAGCCACAATCATTTTAATTGCACCTTCTCCTGAGTCGGTGTTGTCTACTTTAGTGTCGCGTTGTCAAAAGATTGCTTTTTCTCGTTTAGATGCAGTGTCTTTGACTCAGGTACTCACCCAAACAGGCAATCAAGAAATCCTACAATATCCGGCAATTTTGAGCATAGCAGCTGGTAGTCCGGGAAGTGCGATCGCTGCTTACGAACAATTACAAGCCATCCCTACCCAATTACTACAAGACTTGATCAAAGCACCTAAATCTAACCGCAATGCTTTAGAATTAGCCAAGCAAATCAATCAGGATTTAGATACAGAAGCTCAACTGTGGCTAGTAGATTATCTCCAACAATCTTACTGGCAGCAATGGCAGCAACCAGCAATTATCAATCAGTTGGAGCAAACCCGTAAATATCTACTGACTTACGTCCAACCCCGTCTAGTTTGGGAATGTACATTATTATTTCTCTATCAAACTCTCAATGGGCAGAATTGAGATTGGGGATTGGGGAAGCAGGGGAGCAGGGGAGCAGGGGAGATGAGGGAGATTAGATTTTCAATGCCCCAATCAGCACTTTTTACTCTTGCTGAAAATCAGAGCTAATCCTGAAACAATAGGAGTATGTGCAACATAAACATCATAAATTATGCCTGAACTTCCAAACACTTTAGAAGATGCGATCGCCCAGGCGCGTGAAGCTACCAAAGCCGCTTTAGCAGATGGTTATACCCGCTTACAAGTTGAGCTACTGTTTCCTGAACTCAAGTTTATGCCTGTGGCAGAACAATTTCTGCCTTTGTTTTCTGAATATGAATCTCGCTTAAAAATCTTTTTTGCTGATGCTGGTGCATCTGCTTTAGCCCGTCGTGATTGGGCAGATGTCCCCTTTCAAATTTTAGATATTGGGACAGGAAGAATTGCGTCCATCCAATCCAAAGTGCAGCCAGAAGATGAAATTTTCTTATTCGTCGCCCCTACTTCTGTAGAAGTGCCGCAAGTAGAAAAAATTTGTGAAATCATAGGCGATCGCCCCCTTGTCATGTTAAACCCGCGTCTAGAAGATCCGGGAACTGTGGGCATCGGTTACGCCGCCAGACAAACCCGCCAGCGTTTTATCAGCAAGATTGAATCCTGCTATTACCTGCGTCCGGTTGATGATGAAACAGCTGTCTTCCGTTGCTACCCTGGATTATGGGAATTGTGGGTAGAAAATAGCGGCACTTGGCAAAAATTTGCTGAACTACCCAAAAAGCCATCAGGCGATGAAATAGATATCATTCTCACCCAAGGACAACAACAAACATCCACAGATAGCACTGTAGCACCTGCCAGAAAACCCAATGTCTTCAAGAGTTTGCAACGCTTTATTAAAGCGTTAAGTAGTTAAGTATAAGCAGAGGTAGCAGAAAGAAATATTCTTCGCTGCTACCTCATTTAGTAGCATATGATAAAGAGCTAATTCCCTATGCCCAATCCCCAACTAATTACCCTGCAATGGGGCATTTAAAGCTTTCTCAATGCGATCGCGGGTTTCTAAAAGGTGGGCTTTCGTATATGCGTCGCTGGTTTTTACTTGCTGGAGTTTACTTTGCAGTTGTTTAAGTTTATACCAAGCTAGCGAACGAGCATCTTCTGGGACGTATTCTCGCCGTAATACCATCCCAATTAAAATGTCTAAATATTCCCTTTGTAACCCTCTCCGAAAACTGCTAATTTTCATGGTTCCGCCTTTTGGTTGGAGTACCTCCGTCCAAATCCCAGCCTGTAAAGTATCAAAAAGCTCTGGTAATGCCAGTGCTTTATCTGGTGGGCTTTTGATTTCGAGATCCTTGAGTTGGGAGAGGCGATCGCCTGCCAGCAATTCCCGCAAGACTGCACTCTGCAAGAACAATACTAAGTCATGAACGGGATAATCTAAACGCCCAATTTGAGGAAAACTACTCCAGTGCAGCCACCGTGAAGGTGCTAATTTATTCAGCAAGTCTGGGGGAAAATTCAGGGCATTCTCGTCAAATACATAGGTTTGTAGCGTTTTTAATGCCTGCCGTTGCTTTTCGATGGGGACTGATTCAAATGGTAATCGTTGTTTACTAGATGCTCTGTCTTGAGCTTGCAGTCGGTAAAAAGATTGTCCACCTATATATTTGGTAGCGTGGAAGATGCTGCGAACATAATGACTGAGGATGGTATTAAAGCGATCGCTCACATCGCTGTAGCTGTCACCCGCCAAGGGGAAACGTTTGTTGAGGCGTTCCCACATGAGTCGTGAGTTGTCTAGCTGCCACTGAGAATAAACTAGCACGTTACTACTATAATCCCAAGCATCAGCCGTGGGATCAAGACCATAGACATCCTCATCGGTGGCGTAACTTAATTCAGGTTGTTCCGATTTTTTAGCGATTTCTTGCAGCATTGGCTGTTCTGCTTTAGGGGTTGCAGCCTGAATGGGGGTGTAACCATACTGAATTGCCCACTTATCGTAAACCCCCACCATACTAGGAAAAAAGTCTCCCTGCCTTGTTCCTTGGGGGGCAATGTTGGGGGGAATATAGTCCATCACCGAAGTTGTCAAACCTCTAGTGCTGGTAATCTCCTGATTGTTCATTTCTTCCGGTGTTAGGAAAGTGCTACCCCGGAAGTTGTGGCGTAAACCCAGAGTATGACCGACTTCGTGGGCAATAATTAAACGTAAATATTGATGGATGTATTGTTGTACTTGTTTTTGGCTAGGTACAGCATCTTGTAGTAGTGACATCGCCATCGCACCAAAGGCGAAGTTATTAGCTGCTTCCATGCCATAACAAATATCATATTTGCGAGTTAATATAGATAACCGATGTAAAAAGCTATTTGACTCAGTTGTGCTTTGATCTTTGGTAGTTATGCCACGATTACAAAGTTGGCGATCGCGAATTAATGCTGATAACGAAGTTCGAGTCTTGGTTTGATTAGGTTGGATAAGTTGGCGATAGTTACCTTTGAGATAGCGGACAAAGCTGGCATCGACTAAGATATCTGCATCTAAAATTTCCCCAGTTAAAGGATTAACGCGGGATGGCCCCATAGCAAAATAACCATCGACTGTGTTGATCCAGCGAATGGTATTGTAGCGAATATCTGCTGGATGCCAAGTTACATTGTCTGGCATTTGCCTCGCTTCGATTGCATCCTGAAACCCCGCTTTCAGGAAGGCTTTGTTCCACATCAGTATCCCTTCTTTAATGGCATCGCGATATTCTAAAGGGACGGCGTTGTCAATCCAGAAGACGATGGGTTTTTTCGGTCGGGATATGGGTGCGTTGGGGTCTTGTTTTTCTAAATGCCAGCGATTAATGTAGCGGACAAAAGGATCATCGCGGTCATTTTTCGATAAATCTTGGTAGGCAGTGAGAAAATAACCAACCCGTTCGTCAGCTAACCGGGGGCGGTAATTGTTGTTGGGCAGTTGTGAGAGACTATAGTGAACCCGGAGAGTGAAACCACGATTGTCAGCTAGGGCTGTAAAAAAACCCAGCATGGGATTTCCAGGGTTGCTACTACCTGAGAAGTTCAAGACTGACTCAACTTCTAAGTTTTGCGGAAAAACTTGAGCATCACCAAGATATGATTGCTCTGTGTTGGCGCTCAAGCCTATACCGACAGCTAATCCTGACAAGTCTGTCAGTAGTAAGTCCCCTAAGTCAATCAGTAAAGTTTTGCGTTCTGGATGAATACTTTTAATCGACAAAGAGTAAAGAACAGAATCACTAAAGGAACGGGCAAGCGATCGCGCTTGGGGATCACCTTCACGAGTGCGAAAATTCACATTCCGCACAACAAAATATAAGTTTTTATCTACTCTCTTGAAATA carries:
- the tmk gene encoding dTMP kinase; this translates as MGGRFIVFEGVEGCGKTSQMQLCAKWLESLGIPVIITREPGGTELGWHLRRLLLEKTEDQPIAEVTELLLYAADRSQHVAQELKPNLAAGKYILCDRYIDSTIAYQGYGRGLDMTLIHQLNQIATGGLTSDLTIWLDVDVEVGFARKGKDGLGLDRIEQETIAFHRRVQQGYADLAASSSRIIRVDGNLSKETVHQIIQGIVREHLNV
- a CDS encoding DNA polymerase III subunit delta' produces the protein MTHNPFTPLVGQQQAIELLTQAVKQNRVAPAYMFVGADGIGRSLAARCFVELLFASFVEAQLIPSLQQRLRQGNHPDVLWVQPTYQYQGQRLTAAEAAEKKLKRKAPPIIRLEQIREITEFLSRPPLEAPKNVVVLEEAQTMAEPAANALLKTLEEPGKATIILIAPSPESVLSTLVSRCQKIAFSRLDAVSLTQVLTQTGNQEILQYPAILSIAAGSPGSAIAAYEQLQAIPTQLLQDLIKAPKSNRNALELAKQINQDLDTEAQLWLVDYLQQSYWQQWQQPAIINQLEQTRKYLLTYVQPRLVWECTLLFLYQTLNGQN
- a CDS encoding DUF1995 family protein — protein: MPELPNTLEDAIAQAREATKAALADGYTRLQVELLFPELKFMPVAEQFLPLFSEYESRLKIFFADAGASALARRDWADVPFQILDIGTGRIASIQSKVQPEDEIFLFVAPTSVEVPQVEKICEIIGDRPLVMLNPRLEDPGTVGIGYAARQTRQRFISKIESCYYLRPVDDETAVFRCYPGLWELWVENSGTWQKFAELPKKPSGDEIDIILTQGQQQTSTDSTVAPARKPNVFKSLQRFIKALSS
- a CDS encoding zinc-dependent metalloprotease; the protein is MNRLIFYVMLLHGLFLGITTANAQSVSHSAVRKTLHDTRTINVTDSTKQLHQSLVRMPKQVWVIDQNQQAQSQPFFWVVNDIKQSSQQPLLKVGKPTDKPGKKPNTETKPEKKDDLEEFDEVTKDTEKLEGLFTVYRHKEKNKIYLEVKPEQLNKNYLATATLESGIGEWGIYSGLPLQDFLFYFKRVDKNLYFVVRNVNFRTREGDPQARSLARSFSDSVLYSLSIKSIHPERKTLLIDLGDLLLTDLSGLAVGIGLSANTEQSYLGDAQVFPQNLEVESVLNFSGSSNPGNPMLGFFTALADNRGFTLRVHYSLSQLPNNNYRPRLADERVGYFLTAYQDLSKNDRDDPFVRYINRWHLEKQDPNAPISRPKKPIVFWIDNAVPLEYRDAIKEGILMWNKAFLKAGFQDAIEARQMPDNVTWHPADIRYNTIRWINTVDGYFAMGPSRVNPLTGEILDADILVDASFVRYLKGNYRQLIQPNQTKTRTSLSALIRDRQLCNRGITTKDQSTTESNSFLHRLSILTRKYDICYGMEAANNFAFGAMAMSLLQDAVPSQKQVQQYIHQYLRLIIAHEVGHTLGLRHNFRGSTFLTPEEMNNQEITSTRGLTTSVMDYIPPNIAPQGTRQGDFFPSMVGVYDKWAIQYGYTPIQAATPKAEQPMLQEIAKKSEQPELSYATDEDVYGLDPTADAWDYSSNVLVYSQWQLDNSRLMWERLNKRFPLAGDSYSDVSDRFNTILSHYVRSIFHATKYIGGQSFYRLQAQDRASSKQRLPFESVPIEKQRQALKTLQTYVFDENALNFPPDLLNKLAPSRWLHWSSFPQIGRLDYPVHDLVLFLQSAVLRELLAGDRLSQLKDLEIKSPPDKALALPELFDTLQAGIWTEVLQPKGGTMKISSFRRGLQREYLDILIGMVLRREYVPEDARSLAWYKLKQLQSKLQQVKTSDAYTKAHLLETRDRIEKALNAPLQGN